Genomic segment of Polycladomyces abyssicola:
GGTGAAAAAGAAGGTGCCAAACTGGTCCGGGACGGACGGAACGACGCGGTGGACGAATCCGGTTACTTCATCGGGCCGACGATTTTCGATGAGGTAAAACCCGGTATGAAGATCTGGCAGGATGAGATCTTCGCTCCCGTCCTGTCCGTGGTTCGGGTAAACACCTTGGATGAAGCGATCGAAGTGGCCAATCAATCTTCGTTCGCCAACGGTGCTTGCATTTTCACCGACAGTGCCAAAGCGATCCGCCAGTTCCGCGAAGAGATCGATGCGGGGATGCTCGGTGTCAACGTCGGGGTACCGGCACCGATGGCCTTCTTCCCCTTCTCCGGATGGAAGAACAGCTTCTACGGCGACCTGCATGCTAACGGCCGCGACGGGGTGGAGTTCTATACCCGTAAAAAAATGATCACCCAACGGCATCAGTAAACAGCAACGCCCGCGATTGTGCGGGCGCTTTTGTTTCCTGTCAAATCAGTTACGACACCAGTACGGGTTCTTGTTGTCGGGATTGCGGCTGTTCCTTTACCGGCTCGACCCGAACCCGGACGATTTTGAATGCGGGCATCCGACTGGTCGGATCGAGCTTGGCCGGGATCAGGCGGTTGATAGATTGTTCCCCCTCCCAATGAAAGGGGGCAAAGACGGTGTCCGGGCGGATGCGCTCCGTTATTTTCACCGTCAGCACAATCGAACTGACAGGAGAGGTGACGCGGGCCGGTTGGCCATCTGACAGTCCCAGCTGCTGGGCCGTTTCGGGATGCATTTCCAGATAAGGTACAGGTGATTTTTCCATCAGAGCAGGGGTTCGTCTTGTCAGTGTACCGCTCAAATAATGATGGATGATGCGCCCGGTTGTGAGTGTGAGCGGCCATTCGTCTTCTTCTCGCCAATTTGAGGTTGGGGCATGGACGGGAACGAGTCGTGCTTTCCCGTCGGGATGACCGAACCGGCCATCTTCAAACAATCGTGGTGTTCCTTCCGGGCGTTCATGGGTGCAAGGCCAAAACAACCCTTGCGATTGTTCGATCCGTCCGTAAGTCATGCCGGAGTAATCCGCTTTTCCGCCCCGGCTGGCTTCGGCCAACTCGCGAAAGATGTCTTCCGCCGATTGGTAACGAAACCATTCTCCTTTTCCCAATGCCCGTGCCATTTCCATGATCGTTTCCCAATCCGGTTTGGCTTGCCCCGGTGCGGGACGGACCGCTCTACGCAACAGAACCCGTCCTTCCAGATTGGTGATCGTTCCTTCGTTTTCCAGATACGATGCGGCGGGAAGCACCAAATCGGCCATCTGTGCCGTCTCGGTCAAAAAGAAATCGACGACGACCAGCCAATCCAATCGTCGCAATGCTGATTCCACCCGCGCGGCGTTGGGGCTGGAGATGATCGGATTGGAACCGAAGACAATCATGCCGCGGATCTTATCGGCCAGGATTTTGTCAAACATTTCATAAGCAGAAACGCCGGATCGAGGAAGCGTGTCCGGTGACACTCCCCAGATGCGGGCGATCCGTTCGCGCGCTTCAGGATCATCCAACAAACGGTATCCGGGCAGTTGATCCGCTTTCTGTCCGTGTTCCCGTCCTCCCTGTCCGTTTCCTTGACCGGTGATCGCACCGTACCCGCAACCCGGTTTGCCGATCTTCCCGGTCAACAGCACCAGATTGAGGAAATTGCGGACGTTTTGCACACCCCAGGCATGTTGCTCCACTCCGCGGGCGGTCAGGACAAACCCGGTGGAGGCTTGTCCGTAAGCCAGAGCGGCGTGTTCAATCAACTCCCTCGGGATGTCGGTTTGTTCCACCACTTCCGACAGGTCAACCCGGCGAATGTGGTCGAGCAACGACTCCCAGCCTGAGGTATGACGGCGGACGAATGACCAATCGACCAGATCGTGCTCCACGATGATTTTGAGCATACCATTGACCAAAGCGGCATCGGTGCCCGGACGGATGGGAAGATGAAGGTCGGCGATGCGGGCTGTCGGTGTTTCCCGTGGGTCGATGACAATCAGGAATGCTCCCCGCTTTTTCGCTTCCAGCAGATAGGGCATCAGTGTTGGTTGTGCGTCCGCCACATTGGCGCCTGCCATGAGGATGCAGCGGGCAAGTGGCAGATCGGACAACGGATTGGTCAATCCCCGGTCCACACCCAGCGTGAGGTTGGCCCCCGCCGCTGCGGAAGACATGCAGTAGCGCCCATTGTAGTCTATATATCGTGTGCCCAAAGCGACTCGGGCAAATTTCCCCAGCAAATAGGACACCTCATTTGTTAGTGAACCCCCGCCGTAAACAGCGACCGCGTCTGGACCAAACTTGTCTTGCCACCGGTGAACCCGTTGGCTGAACCACGCCATCGCTTCTTCCCACGTAACGGGATGCCATGTCCCGTTACTTTTAAGCAACGGAGTGGTGATCCGTTCCGGGCTGTCGTTGGGAATATGGGCGAGACGTCCTTTGCCGCAACATTTACCCTGAGTGACCGGATCATCCGCGTTCGGAAGCATCTTGGTTCCTTCTTCGGTTTGTTGCCACCAAAATGTGCACTGCATGCTGCAATAAGGGCATTGGGTTAAGTGATGAAGGGTTTCATGCATTCGGGTTGTCATCTCCTGTGAAAATCAATCTGCGCGTGCCTGGTTATTCGTCGTATGCGGACAGCAAGCGAAACTATGTATCGGGGGAATAACCAGACCATCTACACCGATTATGCCAAAGGTTCCAGAGTACGATCCAGAGTATTCTGCAGACGGACGTTTGCGGGATATCTTTATGGATAATTTGGCAAATATGCTGAACTTGTCTTACTTAACCGTTTCCATTTATAATTTATAATATTCGAATAGAAGATGGATTGGAGGATAGTATGGCACAAATCGGTATTCAGGACCAGCAATTACAACGCAGCATGAAAAGCAGGCACTTGTTTATGATCGCCTTGGGGGGCGTCATCGGAACCGGATTGTTCCAAGGGTCCGGTTACACCATCAACACCGCGGGACCGCTGGGTGCGGTACTTTCCTATCTTGTTGGCGGCTTCGTCATGTATTTGACGATGCTTTGTTTGGGTGAACTGGCCGTTGCCATGCCGGAAGCAGGGTCGTTCCAAAGCTATGCGACCAAGTTTATCAGTCCGGCTGTCGGCTTCACGATCGGGTGGGTCTATTGGCTCAACTGGGCGCTCACTGTTGGATTGGAATTGACCTCGATCGGGATGACATTAGGGCGTTGGTTGCCTGATGTCCCTGTATGGGTCTGGTGTGCACTATTTGCATTCTTACTTTTTTTGTTCAATGCGTTTTCGGCACGCAGTTATGCGGAGCTGGAGTTTTGGTTTTCCAGCATCAAGGTGATCACCATCGTGTTGTTCATCATCTTGGGTGGAGCGGCCATGTTCGGCATGCTACACTTGAAGGGAACGCATTCGGCCCCGATGTTTACGCATTTTACCAAAGACGGCTTGCTGCCCAACGGAATCGTCGCGATCTTGATGACGATGATCACGGTCAACTTCTCCTTCCAGGGGACGGAACTGGTCGGGATCGCTTCCGGTGAGAGCGAAAAACCGGAAAAGACGATTCCCAAAGCGATCCGCAATACCGTGTGGCGCACGTTGGTCTTTTTCGTGTTGGCGATGACGGTGTTGGCGGCCTTGATTCCGTGGCAAAAAGCGGGTGTGATGGAAAGTCCCTTCGTCTACGTACTGGATCAGATGGGGATTCCGTACGCGGCCGACATCATGAACTTCGTCATTCTGACAGCGTTGTTGTCGGTGGCCAACTCCGGTTTGTACGCTTCTTCCCGGATGTTGTGGTCCATGTCCAAAGACGGAATGGCGCCGTCATTTTTCTCCAAACTGACCAGACGCGGCATTCCGATCCGTGCGCTGTTGGCCAGTTTGGCTGTGGCATTGCTGTCGCTGTTGACCAGCGTGTACGCCGCAGATACGGTGTATCTCTGGCTGATCTCCGCTGCGGGAATGGGAGCAGTCGTCG
This window contains:
- a CDS encoding amino acid permease codes for the protein MAQIGIQDQQLQRSMKSRHLFMIALGGVIGTGLFQGSGYTINTAGPLGAVLSYLVGGFVMYLTMLCLGELAVAMPEAGSFQSYATKFISPAVGFTIGWVYWLNWALTVGLELTSIGMTLGRWLPDVPVWVWCALFAFLLFLFNAFSARSYAELEFWFSSIKVITIVLFIILGGAAMFGMLHLKGTHSAPMFTHFTKDGLLPNGIVAILMTMITVNFSFQGTELVGIASGESEKPEKTIPKAIRNTVWRTLVFFVLAMTVLAALIPWQKAGVMESPFVYVLDQMGIPYAADIMNFVILTALLSVANSGLYASSRMLWSMSKDGMAPSFFSKLTRRGIPIRALLASLAVALLSLLTSVYAADTVYLWLISAAGMGAVVVWISIAASQFFFRKRFLAEGGKLEDLKYRTPFYPVVPILAFTLNTIVLFSMGLIPDQRIALICGIPLIVIIYLTYVLKQKFGSPVVKTSQEASARTGTE
- a CDS encoding molybdopterin oxidoreductase family protein, producing the protein MTTRMHETLHHLTQCPYCSMQCTFWWQQTEEGTKMLPNADDPVTQGKCCGKGRLAHIPNDSPERITTPLLKSNGTWHPVTWEEAMAWFSQRVHRWQDKFGPDAVAVYGGGSLTNEVSYLLGKFARVALGTRYIDYNGRYCMSSAAAGANLTLGVDRGLTNPLSDLPLARCILMAGANVADAQPTLMPYLLEAKKRGAFLIVIDPRETPTARIADLHLPIRPGTDAALVNGMLKIIVEHDLVDWSFVRRHTSGWESLLDHIRRVDLSEVVEQTDIPRELIEHAALAYGQASTGFVLTARGVEQHAWGVQNVRNFLNLVLLTGKIGKPGCGYGAITGQGNGQGGREHGQKADQLPGYRLLDDPEARERIARIWGVSPDTLPRSGVSAYEMFDKILADKIRGMIVFGSNPIISSPNAARVESALRRLDWLVVVDFFLTETAQMADLVLPAASYLENEGTITNLEGRVLLRRAVRPAPGQAKPDWETIMEMARALGKGEWFRYQSAEDIFRELAEASRGGKADYSGMTYGRIEQSQGLFWPCTHERPEGTPRLFEDGRFGHPDGKARLVPVHAPTSNWREEDEWPLTLTTGRIIHHYLSGTLTRRTPALMEKSPVPYLEMHPETAQQLGLSDGQPARVTSPVSSIVLTVKITERIRPDTVFAPFHWEGEQSINRLIPAKLDPTSRMPAFKIVRVRVEPVKEQPQSRQQEPVLVS